A DNA window from Luteolibacter luteus contains the following coding sequences:
- a CDS encoding fibronectin type III domain-containing protein — MRLLAFLFLLISAVTASAQNTPTNLTATAISDGDVKLEWVAPTGVTPLGYHVYRAVNVGGEFGTPLTTAGQVTGLSFTDTTATTGITYKYVVRWYSDSAGTIVSNPSNEATATPVATPGAPSNLRQVKVTGTTATIQWNSVTGAESYIIYRDGDEVGEVDAPTTVFTDSGLTGETPYIYVVTAFSAAGGESTNSNSITVTTTAGDGSGRNDVWARRFRLLDTDADKLITFEEYARKQAARQAWVIAAHRWAYMDYDASGDVDLTEYAKSLGGRKFLAPSKPRAFLLADGSGIDGDRSGDLSFDEFRLTVGSKLKESQVQKMFDKKNKNRAEGNEYLSEVEFGIKNGSTKDDGEPLPPDDEE; from the coding sequence ATGCGTCTTCTCGCTTTTTTATTCCTGCTGATCTCGGCCGTCACTGCCTCGGCGCAGAATACTCCTACCAATCTCACGGCCACAGCGATTTCCGATGGCGACGTAAAGCTTGAGTGGGTTGCTCCGACAGGTGTCACCCCGCTTGGCTACCATGTCTACCGCGCCGTCAATGTCGGCGGCGAATTCGGCACTCCGCTGACAACCGCAGGCCAGGTCACGGGCCTGAGCTTCACCGATACCACCGCGACCACCGGAATCACCTACAAGTATGTGGTGAGATGGTATTCCGATTCGGCAGGCACCATTGTTTCGAATCCCTCGAACGAAGCTACCGCCACTCCAGTCGCGACGCCCGGCGCGCCCTCAAATCTTCGTCAGGTGAAAGTCACCGGAACGACCGCGACCATTCAGTGGAACTCGGTCACCGGCGCCGAGTCCTACATCATCTACCGCGATGGCGATGAAGTAGGCGAGGTGGACGCTCCTACCACCGTATTTACCGACTCCGGGCTCACCGGCGAGACGCCCTATATCTACGTCGTGACGGCCTTCTCGGCTGCCGGCGGCGAGTCCACAAACTCGAATTCCATCACGGTGACGACGACGGCTGGTGATGGCAGCGGCCGCAATGATGTTTGGGCCCGGAGATTCCGTTTGCTGGATACCGATGCCGACAAGCTTATCACGTTTGAAGAATATGCCCGCAAGCAGGCAGCTCGCCAAGCGTGGGTGATCGCTGCGCACCGCTGGGCGTACATGGACTATGATGCATCGGGTGACGTGGATTTGACGGAATACGCCAAGTCTCTCGGTGGCCGCAAGTTCCTTGCCCCGTCGAAGCCACGGGCCTTCCTCTTGGCAGACGGGAGCGGAATTGATGGCGATCGCTCAGGAGATCTTAGCTTCGACGAGTTCCGACTCACCGTGGGCAGCAAGTTGAAGGAGTCTCAGGTGCAGAAGATGTTTGATAAGAAGAACAAAAATCGCGCCGAGGGTAATGAGTACCTCAGCGAGGTGGAGTTCGGCATCAAGAACGGCTCCACCAAGGACGACGGCGAGCCTCTGCCACCGGACGACGAAGAGTAA
- a CDS encoding class II fumarate hydratase has translation MNETRTERDSMGEMQVPTEALYGASTARAVENFPISGTPLPPRFLHSYGLIKKAAAETNAELGLLDSGLAESIAAAAAEIAAGKHDAQFPVDIYQTGSGTSTNMNVNEVISTLCARSGAKAHPNDHVNLGQSSNDTFPTAIHLSTALALQEELIPALDQLAVSLEQKAEEFHPILKIGRTHLMDATPVRLGQEFGGWAKQVRLASSRAHKALKALHELPLGGTAVGTGLNAHPDFAPRTIARLSEFTGIEFKEASNHFEAQSSKDACVEVHGQLSSIAISLHKIASDLRLLGSGPRCGIGEIRLPSTQPGSSIMPGKVNPVIPEAVTMVAARVAGNQTTVTWCGAGGFLELNVSMPLLAACLLESISLLANATKVLGTKCIDGIVANTKRCEELIEYSLSMVTSLVPKIGYDKAAAIAKESVASGRTVRELCSERLGELGISAEELAEALDPAKMAGE, from the coding sequence ATGAACGAGACCCGGACCGAACGCGACTCGATGGGTGAAATGCAGGTACCGACGGAGGCGCTCTACGGGGCATCCACTGCCCGTGCGGTGGAAAATTTCCCCATTTCCGGGACACCCCTGCCACCGCGGTTCCTCCACTCCTACGGCCTGATCAAGAAGGCGGCGGCGGAGACCAACGCGGAACTGGGTCTCCTCGATTCCGGGCTGGCGGAGAGCATCGCGGCGGCGGCGGCGGAAATTGCAGCCGGCAAGCACGACGCCCAATTCCCCGTGGACATCTATCAGACGGGCTCCGGGACCTCCACAAACATGAATGTGAACGAGGTGATCTCCACCCTCTGCGCACGGTCCGGGGCGAAGGCCCACCCGAATGACCACGTCAATCTGGGGCAATCCTCAAACGATACCTTCCCCACCGCCATCCATCTTTCCACGGCTCTCGCCCTCCAAGAGGAACTCATCCCGGCGCTGGACCAACTCGCTGTCTCGCTCGAGCAGAAGGCTGAGGAATTTCACCCGATCTTGAAAATCGGACGGACTCATTTGATGGATGCCACGCCGGTGCGGCTCGGCCAGGAATTCGGCGGCTGGGCGAAACAGGTGCGGCTGGCCTCGTCCCGGGCACACAAGGCGCTAAAGGCACTCCATGAACTGCCCCTCGGTGGCACTGCAGTGGGCACCGGACTGAACGCCCACCCGGACTTCGCGCCAAGGACCATTGCCCGGTTGTCGGAGTTCACCGGCATCGAATTCAAGGAGGCGTCGAACCACTTCGAGGCCCAATCGTCCAAGGACGCCTGCGTGGAGGTGCATGGCCAGCTTTCCAGCATCGCAATCTCCCTTCACAAGATCGCTTCCGACCTTCGCCTGCTCGGGTCCGGCCCGCGCTGCGGGATCGGGGAGATCCGCCTTCCCTCGACCCAACCCGGGTCCTCGATCATGCCGGGCAAGGTGAACCCGGTCATCCCGGAAGCCGTCACCATGGTGGCCGCCCGGGTGGCAGGAAACCAAACCACGGTCACCTGGTGCGGAGCCGGAGGATTCCTGGAACTGAACGTCTCAATGCCGCTGCTGGCAGCCTGCCTGCTGGAATCGATCTCGCTGCTCGCCAATGCCACGAAGGTGCTGGGAACGAAGTGCATCGATGGCATCGTGGCGAATACCAAGCGATGCGAGGAACTGATCGAGTATTCCCTTTCAATGGTTACCTCGCTGGTGCCGAAGATCGGCTACGATAAGGCGGCGGCGATCGCCAAGGAATCGGTCGCCAGCGGCCGCACCGTGAGGGAACTATGCAGCGAGCGGCTGGGAGAACTTGGCATTAGCGCGGAGGAACTCGCCGAGGCACTCGACCCGGCAAAGATGGCGGGAGAGTGA
- a CDS encoding SDR family NAD(P)-dependent oxidoreductase: MSLAPSIRKAFDGKTVLLTGAGSGIGRSLAHHLVASGAKVHAADMNAAGLDVLAAEVSGGPGTLVPRVLNVTDRADYGRWVEECVVSSGTLDYLFNNAGVTLLGEAHKVPFERWKWLLDINLMGVLNGVMQVYPVMVKQGRGHIISTGSVAGVTGYATAAAYTTAKKAVIGMSHSLAAEAKAYGVKVTVVCPGYVNSNIFSQDRVVGANVKEVIDDLPAPMMSPDEAARHYLAGVSKGKRTVVFPANAKLLWFLGRWIPIVLRPIQERLMRKFVSR, translated from the coding sequence ATGAGCCTCGCCCCTTCCATCCGCAAGGCCTTTGATGGCAAGACCGTGCTTCTCACCGGAGCCGGATCGGGCATCGGCAGGTCGCTTGCACATCATCTGGTCGCTTCCGGGGCAAAGGTCCATGCCGCGGACATGAATGCCGCGGGCCTCGATGTGTTGGCGGCTGAAGTCAGCGGGGGACCCGGCACCTTGGTGCCCCGGGTGCTCAATGTTACCGACCGCGCGGACTACGGCCGCTGGGTGGAGGAGTGCGTTGTCTCCAGCGGCACGCTCGACTATCTCTTCAACAATGCCGGTGTGACCTTGCTGGGTGAAGCCCACAAGGTGCCCTTCGAACGCTGGAAATGGCTGCTCGATATCAATTTGATGGGCGTGCTGAACGGCGTCATGCAGGTCTATCCGGTGATGGTGAAGCAGGGTAGGGGGCACATCATCAGTACCGGCTCGGTGGCCGGAGTCACCGGCTACGCCACCGCCGCCGCTTACACGACTGCCAAGAAAGCGGTGATCGGCATGAGTCATTCCTTGGCCGCTGAAGCGAAGGCATACGGAGTGAAGGTGACCGTGGTCTGCCCCGGCTACGTGAACTCCAACATTTTCAGCCAGGATCGCGTGGTCGGGGCGAACGTGAAGGAAGTGATCGACGATTTGCCGGCTCCCATGATGAGCCCGGACGAAGCTGCCCGCCATTACCTCGCGGGCGTTTCGAAGGGAAAGCGGACGGTGGTTTTCCCGGCGAATGCCAAGCTCCTCTGGTTCCTGGGACGCTGGATCCCGATCGTGCTGCGTCCGATCCAAGAACGTCTGATGAGGAAGTTCGTCAGCCGCTAA
- a CDS encoding SDR family NAD(P)-dependent oxidoreductase, with protein sequence MNSPAVKEILITGASSGIGMELARQLGVPGHRLWLVARSTEKLDVLADEIRAAGGQAEVRALDLSDIEGCGSFLEKFTKEVRLDELYLAAAVSIFGEVKDIQPEDWDLIYRTDLLSYVQWTQAFYEVMAKARRGRIVMVSSLAGYAGYPTSVPYATMKAGLLGLFRTLRHEAPGQGVSVHLVSPGYVRTGIYRSAIYRRSNPDNTLKQIDEMGFKMIEPSEAAEAILKGIKAGKDELVFPRYAKLLAWVAPRFPGLVDGIHARMVKRFRELSA encoded by the coding sequence ATGAACTCGCCCGCGGTGAAGGAGATCCTGATCACCGGCGCGAGTTCGGGGATCGGAATGGAACTGGCACGCCAGCTTGGCGTGCCGGGGCATCGCTTGTGGCTCGTCGCACGTTCCACGGAGAAGCTGGATGTTCTGGCGGATGAGATCCGTGCCGCGGGTGGCCAGGCGGAAGTCCGCGCGCTTGATCTCTCCGATATCGAGGGTTGCGGCAGCTTCTTGGAGAAATTCACGAAGGAAGTCCGTCTGGATGAACTCTACCTTGCTGCTGCGGTTTCGATTTTCGGGGAGGTGAAGGACATCCAGCCCGAGGACTGGGATCTGATTTATCGCACAGACCTTCTGAGCTACGTCCAGTGGACGCAGGCCTTCTATGAAGTGATGGCGAAAGCCCGGCGCGGGCGGATTGTCATGGTTTCCTCGCTCGCGGGCTACGCGGGCTATCCCACCTCGGTGCCTTATGCGACCATGAAGGCGGGGCTGTTAGGACTCTTCCGCACGCTGCGCCACGAGGCGCCGGGACAGGGAGTTTCCGTGCATCTGGTCAGCCCTGGCTATGTCCGCACCGGCATCTATCGCTCCGCGATCTACCGGCGTTCGAATCCCGACAATACCTTGAAGCAGATCGATGAGATGGGCTTCAAGATGATCGAGCCTTCTGAAGCGGCCGAGGCGATTCTCAAGGGGATAAAGGCAGGGAAGGATGAACTCGTCTTCCCGCGCTATGCGAAGTTGCTCGCATGGGTCGCGCCGCGCTTCCCCGGTCTGGTGGATGGCATCCACGCCCGCATGGTCAAACGTTTCCGTGAACTCTCGGCATGA
- a CDS encoding OmpP1/FadL family transporter — MKSRALPFAITLALPGLAGAAGYYLPNQDAFATAKGNAFIATADTAAAVHYNPAGLTQLEEAEAEINVYSINLGNKVTTGAGSFESKSEWQAAPSIYFGQPIYDDLAWGFALTSPFGMGNEWGHGSPFRTVVTEARLAYARASVALAYDLTETLSVGVSGSADYADLTLEQGLGVAPFDFLRFEGDGTTVAGAVSVLWKPHEQHSFGFTATSSTSLDLDGKVYSNILGSGPGEIDFVTPMRLAGGYSFKPAPGWNLEANVEWLDWDSLNALWLRSSALPGGATGVPFHWKSMFIYEAGVSYTMENGYQFAVGYDYNSNAQPDTFFNPAVSDADRHWFNAGFGRKCDNWGWFIAYQFGYSNRDVNGALPTAAGQTANGKYESRHHSVSLSCNYRF, encoded by the coding sequence ATGAAAAGCCGCGCACTCCCCTTCGCAATCACCCTCGCTCTTCCCGGCTTGGCCGGCGCGGCGGGCTACTACCTTCCGAATCAGGACGCTTTCGCCACCGCGAAGGGCAATGCCTTTATCGCCACGGCGGATACCGCCGCCGCGGTGCACTATAACCCGGCTGGCCTGACCCAGCTGGAAGAGGCGGAGGCCGAGATCAACGTTTACTCGATCAATCTCGGGAACAAGGTGACCACCGGAGCGGGCTCGTTCGAATCGAAGTCCGAGTGGCAGGCGGCACCGAGCATCTATTTCGGCCAGCCGATCTATGATGACCTTGCCTGGGGCTTTGCGCTGACCAGTCCCTTCGGGATGGGAAATGAGTGGGGCCACGGTTCACCCTTCCGCACGGTGGTGACGGAGGCTCGCCTCGCCTACGCGCGCGCTTCGGTCGCGCTGGCTTATGACCTGACCGAGACCCTCTCGGTTGGCGTTTCCGGTTCGGCGGACTATGCCGATCTTACCTTGGAGCAGGGCCTTGGCGTGGCACCTTTTGATTTCCTCCGTTTCGAAGGCGATGGCACCACGGTGGCCGGTGCCGTGTCGGTCCTTTGGAAACCGCACGAGCAACACTCCTTCGGCTTCACCGCGACCAGCAGCACTTCGCTGGACTTGGATGGAAAGGTTTACTCGAACATCCTTGGCTCCGGGCCGGGCGAAATCGATTTCGTAACGCCGATGCGCTTGGCCGGCGGCTACTCCTTCAAGCCCGCTCCGGGTTGGAATCTTGAGGCAAACGTTGAATGGCTTGATTGGGATTCGCTGAATGCCCTTTGGCTGCGCTCTTCCGCGCTGCCCGGCGGTGCCACCGGCGTACCCTTCCACTGGAAGTCGATGTTCATCTATGAGGCGGGCGTGAGCTACACCATGGAGAACGGCTACCAGTTCGCGGTGGGCTACGACTACAATAGCAACGCCCAGCCCGACACCTTCTTCAACCCCGCGGTCTCCGATGCGGACCGCCACTGGTTCAATGCCGGCTTCGGTCGCAAGTGCGACAACTGGGGCTGGTTCATCGCCTATCAGTTCGGCTACTCGAATCGCGACGTGAATGGTGCGCTCCCGACCGCCGCAGGCCAGACTGCGAATGGCAAATACGAGTCGCGTCACCATTCGGTAAGCCTTTCCTGCAACTATCGCTTCTAA
- a CDS encoding helix-turn-helix domain-containing protein produces MKRPELQIAYRNGRVVAIRPREPEPMPLGPIARETGFKVSKMCAVFHVSDRQFHRTFNDSLGISPKDWLRRERMVQARQLLMEGLPIKEAASELGFPSTKDFSREFQNFYEVSPTDFQRRQDAARNQRLE; encoded by the coding sequence ATGAAACGACCAGAACTTCAAATTGCTTACCGCAACGGGCGGGTGGTGGCGATCCGCCCGCGTGAGCCGGAGCCGATGCCACTCGGCCCCATCGCCCGGGAAACCGGATTCAAAGTCAGTAAGATGTGCGCTGTCTTCCATGTCTCGGACAGGCAGTTTCACCGCACCTTCAATGATTCGCTGGGCATCAGCCCGAAGGACTGGCTGCGCCGGGAACGCATGGTGCAGGCGCGCCAGCTCCTCATGGAGGGCCTTCCGATCAAGGAGGCGGCCAGCGAGTTGGGCTTTCCCTCGACCAAGGACTTCAGCCGGGAATTCCAGAATTTCTATGAGGTAAGCCCCACCGATTTCCAGCGGCGGCAGGATGCCGCACGGAATCAGCGCTTGGAGTGA
- a CDS encoding response regulator, translating into MSDLNYDYQRYAVLFVDDEEKTRKYFRRLYGETFRILEASDGVEALSIFRAHAAEIGIIVTDQRMPNETGVGFLSKIADQYPDVVKILSTAYSDLDAAIGSVNKGGIYRYITKPWEVSELEVTLRRAMEFFIVKRDLSHLMGAKLQALGNVIYSARLGAFALVPVVSGLPGKHAAEAVASFVRLGAFGAAAGGRTGAIEAGVDSWRKVHENQKQLASQLEILLKAGFTGATLEDRVAAFVSALPAESLESSRDGDSSILKSSNDPFPRLLAGLLGVSDRGGEEAIPVLAALMGIYDLGASVTRLRSETLTIQVKPGGAAAEMSSGSDVSRWLFDDDLLISSALGLL; encoded by the coding sequence ATGAGCGACCTTAACTACGACTACCAGCGCTATGCCGTGCTCTTCGTGGACGACGAAGAGAAGACGCGAAAGTACTTCCGCCGGCTCTATGGCGAGACCTTCCGTATTCTTGAGGCTTCGGATGGTGTAGAAGCGCTTTCCATCTTCCGGGCTCATGCGGCGGAGATCGGTATCATCGTGACCGACCAGCGCATGCCGAATGAGACCGGCGTGGGCTTCCTCTCGAAGATCGCCGACCAGTATCCGGACGTCGTGAAGATCCTTTCCACCGCCTATTCGGATCTGGATGCCGCCATCGGTTCGGTGAACAAGGGAGGGATTTACCGTTACATCACGAAGCCTTGGGAAGTCAGCGAGCTCGAGGTCACGCTACGCCGGGCGATGGAGTTCTTCATCGTGAAGCGGGATCTGAGTCACCTGATGGGAGCGAAGCTTCAGGCGCTGGGAAATGTGATCTATTCCGCGAGACTTGGCGCCTTTGCGCTCGTGCCGGTGGTCTCCGGCCTGCCCGGGAAACACGCGGCGGAAGCGGTCGCTTCCTTCGTCCGGCTTGGTGCCTTCGGTGCTGCGGCCGGCGGTCGGACCGGTGCCATCGAAGCTGGTGTCGACTCCTGGCGGAAGGTGCATGAGAACCAGAAGCAGCTGGCGTCCCAATTGGAGATCTTGCTCAAGGCTGGCTTCACCGGAGCCACGCTGGAAGACCGGGTCGCGGCCTTCGTGAGCGCGCTGCCGGCCGAATCTCTCGAAAGCAGCAGGGATGGGGACAGCAGCATCCTCAAGTCGTCGAATGATCCCTTCCCGCGGCTTCTCGCCGGTCTGCTCGGCGTGAGCGACCGCGGTGGCGAGGAGGCGATCCCGGTGCTGGCCGCATTGATGGGCATCTATGACCTCGGGGCTTCCGTCACCCGCTTGCGCTCGGAAACCCTGACCATCCAGGTGAAGCCCGGCGGCGCAGCGGCGGAGATGTCATCGGGATCGGATGTTTCCCGGTGGCTTTTCGACGACGATCTGTTGATTTCGTCAGCTTTGGGACTTCTCTGA
- a CDS encoding ATP-binding protein, with translation MAEAASVSFPAADEAELKHAFERYEHGVSVDNARRAAALAALFMLAGTTLDWMVFPEKAWHFLFIRAITTFLLCGIFWALAYLSREKSRNWIAQGIPLLPTLGICWMIMETGGGNSVYYAGLNLVFLGLSLLLRWSFWNSVGMIILCIGTYFASVALAPGHAEHRLFFNNAYFLFVTSVFVLAGSYFYERLRFREFALRKEVEDAREQLEVQNRQLSELDEAKTRFFANISHELRTPLTVMIGLTERLADKFRASPQKDVRDMLAMTEHNGLRLLKLIDDLLDLVRFDTGHADLKLQPTNLKDMLDGLMHSMRHLADQDGVALDWKLTGVDGPLMLDRDKIEKMLLNLTINAIKFTPSGGRIDVDGVLTGDMLALSVSDTGVGISTDVLPRIFERFWQVDSSSTRKFQGAGIGLALVRSLVDTMGGTINAESVVGVGTKFKVEFPVERAGVALLAPVAEEEEVEASGKHIEELHRRAALSVARPADYAETTVVARGVGRPGSGSRPLVLVADDEPDMRRYLVMQLEDVEVIEARDGAEALALAKQHLPVLALIDHMMPEMDGVEVCRAIRSHHSTREMPVIMLTARADEQTKLHALEAGASDFLTKPFSGTELVLRLRNQLVMAAIRRELADLNRELGAAMEKLKENEVLLVRNEKLSGLGQMSAGIIHEINNPLNYARAGLHALRSFRRSLPADDHEDYDEIVGDISEGVERVAQIVADLRQFTRDDNRVGGEADLADVVERSRRLVSHQLGDKVAFNLKGPEKALITGNGNQLVQVFVNLFQNAIDAIQQRIAEKEGDPGRIDVGLRPAAGGWEVTIWDNGAGIPKEILGKIYDPFFTSKDVGKGMGLGLSITHQILGRHRAHIEVDTRPGEFTCFTIFFPPPDPDADWEQEEESIDSDPSDSLP, from the coding sequence ATGGCTGAAGCCGCGTCAGTTTCCTTTCCCGCGGCTGATGAGGCCGAACTGAAGCACGCGTTCGAACGATACGAGCACGGCGTTTCGGTGGATAACGCCCGCCGCGCGGCGGCCTTGGCGGCATTGTTCATGCTCGCCGGGACGACTCTGGACTGGATGGTGTTCCCGGAGAAGGCGTGGCACTTCCTTTTCATCCGGGCGATCACGACCTTCCTGCTCTGCGGGATCTTCTGGGCGCTGGCATACCTGAGCCGCGAAAAATCGCGAAACTGGATTGCCCAGGGCATCCCCCTGCTTCCGACCCTCGGGATCTGTTGGATGATCATGGAGACCGGTGGCGGGAACTCCGTCTACTACGCCGGCCTGAATCTTGTTTTCCTCGGCTTGTCCCTCCTGCTCCGCTGGTCCTTCTGGAACTCGGTGGGGATGATCATCCTGTGCATCGGCACCTATTTTGCCAGCGTGGCGCTTGCGCCCGGGCACGCCGAGCACCGCCTGTTTTTTAACAACGCCTACTTCCTCTTCGTCACCAGCGTCTTCGTGTTGGCAGGCAGCTATTTCTACGAGCGCCTGCGTTTCCGCGAGTTCGCCCTGCGCAAGGAGGTGGAAGACGCACGCGAGCAGCTTGAGGTCCAGAACCGGCAGCTGAGCGAGCTGGATGAGGCCAAGACCCGCTTCTTCGCAAACATCAGCCACGAGTTGCGCACGCCGCTCACCGTGATGATCGGCCTGACCGAGCGCCTCGCCGACAAGTTCAGGGCAAGCCCGCAGAAGGATGTCCGCGACATGCTGGCCATGACCGAGCACAACGGCTTGCGCCTGCTGAAGCTGATCGATGACTTGCTCGATCTCGTGCGTTTCGACACCGGGCACGCCGATCTCAAGCTCCAGCCGACCAATCTGAAGGATATGTTGGACGGCCTGATGCACTCGATGCGGCATCTGGCTGATCAGGATGGCGTCGCTCTCGACTGGAAGCTCACTGGTGTGGACGGCCCGCTAATGCTCGATCGGGACAAGATCGAGAAGATGCTGCTGAACCTCACGATCAACGCGATCAAGTTCACGCCTTCCGGCGGCCGCATCGATGTCGATGGTGTCCTCACAGGAGACATGCTGGCGCTTTCGGTTTCCGATACGGGGGTGGGTATCTCCACCGATGTTCTTCCCCGGATTTTCGAACGCTTCTGGCAGGTGGATTCCTCCTCGACCCGCAAGTTCCAGGGCGCAGGCATCGGTCTCGCTCTGGTGCGGAGCCTCGTGGATACCATGGGCGGCACCATCAATGCGGAGAGCGTGGTGGGCGTGGGCACCAAATTCAAAGTAGAGTTCCCCGTGGAGAGGGCCGGAGTGGCCTTGCTGGCCCCCGTCGCGGAGGAAGAGGAAGTCGAGGCTTCCGGAAAACATATCGAGGAACTGCACCGCCGGGCAGCGCTTTCCGTCGCACGTCCTGCCGACTATGCGGAGACGACCGTGGTGGCCCGGGGCGTCGGGCGTCCGGGTTCCGGCAGCCGACCGCTGGTGCTGGTGGCGGATGACGAGCCGGACATGCGCCGTTACCTCGTGATGCAGCTCGAGGATGTCGAGGTGATTGAAGCTCGCGATGGGGCCGAAGCCTTGGCTCTCGCAAAGCAGCACCTGCCGGTGCTGGCATTGATCGATCACATGATGCCGGAAATGGATGGCGTGGAGGTCTGCCGAGCGATCCGCAGCCATCACTCTACCCGTGAGATGCCCGTCATCATGCTTACTGCCCGGGCGGACGAGCAGACCAAGCTCCATGCCCTTGAGGCGGGTGCCAGCGATTTCCTGACGAAACCTTTCTCCGGCACGGAGTTGGTCTTGCGCTTGCGTAACCAGCTTGTCATGGCAGCCATCCGCCGCGAGTTGGCCGATCTCAATCGCGAGCTGGGTGCCGCAATGGAAAAGCTCAAGGAGAACGAGGTGCTGCTAGTCCGCAACGAGAAGCTGTCCGGCCTCGGCCAGATGAGCGCGGGCATTATCCACGAGATCAACAATCCCCTCAACTACGCCCGCGCCGGCCTGCATGCCTTGCGCTCATTCCGCCGCTCCTTGCCGGCAGACGATCACGAGGACTACGACGAGATCGTCGGCGACATCAGCGAGGGCGTCGAACGCGTCGCCCAGATCGTGGCGGATCTCCGCCAGTTCACCCGCGATGACAACCGTGTCGGTGGCGAGGCGGACCTCGCCGACGTGGTCGAGCGCTCGCGCAGGCTTGTGAGCCACCAGCTCGGCGACAAGGTCGCCTTCAATCTGAAGGGTCCCGAAAAGGCCCTGATCACCGGCAATGGCAACCAGCTGGTGCAGGTCTTCGTAAACCTTTTCCAGAATGCGATCGATGCGATCCAACAGAGGATTGCCGAGAAGGAAGGGGATCCCGGCCGCATCGACGTGGGACTTCGTCCGGCTGCCGGCGGCTGGGAAGTCACCATCTGGGACAATGGCGCGGGCATCCCCAAGGAAATCCTCGGCAAGATTTACGATCCTTTCTTCACCTCGAAAGACGTTGGCAAGGGAATGGGGCTCGGCTTGAGCATCACCCACCAGATCCTCGGACGCCACCGCGCCCACATCGAAGTGGACACCCGCCCCGGCGAGTTCACTTGCTTCACCATCTTCTTTCCTCCTCCCGACCCTGACGCCGACTGGGAGCAAGAGGAGGAATCCATCGACTCCGACCCCAGCGACTCCCTACCATGA